From the genome of Papaver somniferum cultivar HN1 unplaced genomic scaffold, ASM357369v1 unplaced-scaffold_21, whole genome shotgun sequence:
acaaagaaaaaacaacaaacaacaagTAGAGGTTTTCGGCAAACTAACTCCAAAAGTCTTTAAAACTTGGGCCTTGGCCCACTCTTATCCCACATAACCTCATAAAAATCCTGGCTAATATAATGCTAAAAATTACCAATTCAGAAGTAAAATTTACAAACCCCTAACTAATAAAAGCAGTAAAGCCAGGTTTTTCCAATTAGGTTCACCATCTCTTCAATACCAACACTTTTTTTGCAGCACAGATATTTACAACCATCAAGTAGATACATACTCACCATTAACCAAAACCTCAAACTTAGTCCTTTTTCTTTTTATCACAGTGAAGGAGGAGTCACTCCTCTTTCCAGGGTTCTTTGACCTCTTTGCAGAAGAGATGAGGTTCTTAAGCTAACGAAGACATAACACGAAGtacaatatcatttttttttaaagaaaataaagcattaAGAAACAAGCAAAAGAGAATGGGAAAGACAACGAGAGAAAGGGTGAGAGACTCCATAATATGAAAATTAACTACTACCAGTCTGTCTCCAAAGTTTCCGAGTTCGGAAAGCCTCGGAAGCTTCATCCATGGTGGTTGGAAGCTCGCCCAATCACCTAAGCTTCCATTTCAAATTCGTTCAATGGGTTCTGTCCGATCCTGAACTGCGAGACGTTCTGAAACATCGGCCAATGACTTGAGGTTACACTTTATTAATGCTTCTACAAAGTAGCAGGTCTCGTCTTTGGTATTCCCTTCAGGCACATCGACTACAAAGGATTCGATCACTAGAGTCCCTGGTCTACCATCAATGATCTCCGGGTGGAGAGTGATTATTGAAGAGTAATTCTGCACAATTAAGTTAGACAAGCAAACAAGGTTAAACTAATTTAATTTCTATGACATTTGTGGAAATAATAAAGACAAAGTCAGGCTTTAAAGACGATAAACTGAATAAACCCCTAAACCCACAATGTAAGCATATTGGGGAATCTCCCAACTTGGGTTTATCTAAACATCAAATTCACAAGCAATGTTGttgaaattgaagcaaaatatgtCTTTAGGTGGAAACTCAACTTAACCAACCAGAAACAGAAACCTTATCTTGATTGGAGATTCATGTCAATGAAAGCTTCTTATAGTAATCACCACGTGCACAAGATTAGATTCGGAGACCACAGGATATGGTGGTTACCAGTTAATTACTGGGCCAGAATTTATTCTACAGGTGACCCTAAGCATACGTCTACTATAATTGTCCATATTTTCTTTTGTATACTAAACCTAAGTTTGGATTAATCCAATTCAGCATAGCCAGAAATGTAGTCAAGTTACATAGCAAATAATGGAGGAATTCCATGATCAATAGTAGTATCATAGGAATCAGAATTTTCCAAAGAAACAGGAGAAAAAATTGAACATAGTAATCATGGAACAGAATAGACTACAAAGGCTAGAGAGATGCAACACTAGTTCACTGAACTTCTGAAAACAGTCATTCCCCGacaaaatctctcttttcttaagAGAGAAAAGGTAAAAGATCGACAAACAGGACAAGTGATCTTTTAGTTAAAAACATACTATCAACAAACTCCCATAAAACTTGAAAAAACCAATAATAAGCTTGGGCTACGCTTGCACATGGAGAAAATTTTGAAGAATGCAAAAATGCAAAAAATTTGCAAGAAGTTATACAACACTTGAACTGAGATTTGCATTTTGGAGAGTACAGAGAGGCAAAAGAGCAGCCGACTTTCGCATTTCAAGAAACAGCAAAGTTCAACTCTCCCTGCCTTGTACCTCGATTACACTAAAGACCGGATGCAAACCATAATCAAAACTAAAATTGCATCACAGCTGCATGCACACCATACACATAAATGAAACGAAAATTCCATTTTGGGAAAAGAAAAGGATACCTGAAGGCGGTGATCACCACCAACAATTCTAATACTGAGGATATGTTCCTCATCATCAAGTAATTCCAATCTCTCAGTACTGGTTGTAGCTGGTAATCCAGATTTAACATTAACTTCTCTAAGACTTCCAATCTCTAAATCACCTTGAACAACACATCTGCTGATAAACGGCTTGTATTTCTGCGGCTGATCAAATCTCCTCACCAACGACCATACCTAACCACCACAATCATCAAAATCACAACTGAATTTTTAAGATAatttaatccaaaaaaaaaaaaaaatcaaacggaTCACCTAATTTGATCTCAGACCTTCAATTATAACCACAAATCTACTCAAAAACatgaagataaaactcaattgaAATCAAAATCGGACATAATTGAGATGAAATCTAAGAAAACAACCAAAAATTAAGTCAAACAAGCACAGATCAAATATATTATAAGATCTATAAAATGATTCTGAAAATTtttaaagagaaagagaaatttcTTACGAGATGAAGAGGAGCTTTGATGTGTTTAACAAGAGCAGAACTACACTGATTATCTCTCATTCCATCGTGTTTATGATGTCTGTAAATATATTCGTTCTCCATACTACTAATTCCACCATTTCCATTCATCTCTCTTTTTAAACTCTTCTTAAAAATTCCTTCCTCAATTcatcaaccaaaaatctatatctATCTCTAAATCCACTTTCACTCTATGTAatttctactgctgctgctgttgttgtgttTTCTCTAAAGAATTTGTTGTTCTgtaatttctgctgctgctgctgtttcttcttcttccaccggCATCTGCTGTCCAATACCAAAATCCATATCTTTCATTTTCTCTTTTACTTCTCTGaatgattttattattattaaaagatttttttttattatttatttaataagaaaATGTGAGAACCTCTTTTTATGATATAGCTCGCCAGTTCCTGCACCGTATTATCCAGGAAATGCTGTACTATATATGCCATCAGATTTTGGGTATAATTACGGTTACACCACCGTTATTTTTGTCGTATTTGTAGTACTTTTTTTCTGTGTACTACCAACAAAATTTTTGACTGCACTGTTGCGGTAATTTTTGATTCACCTACAGATTATAAGGGAGCTTTGATGAATTGATCCAGTTTTGAATTAGGGTAAAAAAAATGTCCCTGTTTTTTTCTACTTTTCAAAACTGCGCCGTTTTTTCCAAATAACGCTTTCCATCACGTTAAATGTAAGGTGAcagttagagctggcaaacgggcgggccggggctggcttgtgaccaacccgcgggttacgggttaatacaagcctaagcttgcgggttgaaattcttcacgggtggtcatatctccaacccgcgcccgtcccgggtaaagcttgcgggttcacgggagcTCACGGGTTAGCTAGTTtatgttgagtcaactcgccagaaatcgatttctgggctatttccggccacattcaggccacattcaaaaactcaaaattgcaaaactaaactaattttgcatttaaaGGATTAAAAGAACACAAATTACAAatactagtcattagtagtttaATACTTTAGTTACAGACTTACagtacttcatcagttcatgTCATGATGATACTTTAGTTACAGACTCACCATCACTACTCATAACATCATTATAATGGTCTTGTAActcttgttcttgtacacttgacatacTGGACACATCAGAGAGAGTAACCTAAAAACAATAGCACAAAATTAGAGCTAAACACATCAGAGAGAGTCATATCATTGTTTGTACTTTATGACTTTGTGTCCAACAATAAAGATATTAACAACCACTTACTTGCATTCCAATTTGCATCCCATTCAATTGACAGTCACAGACTCATAATAACATTATCAGTTTATCACAATTCACAgttttacacacaaatggaaaGCATAATAAGATGATATCCAGTTATCCACCATACacattattatcttgaataagaTGATATCCATCTTTAACAACCAAAACCCAGTCATGGACTTGGAATGTTGGATACTCAACAAAGAAACATCAAGCAAGGAAGTTCACATAATAAACACCCACTTTGTTCTTTCAAGGTAGGAGGTAGCACACTAGCACTAGTCAGTAGTCACTACTCACTACTCACTAGGTCTTGCCAAACATAGCATACAAAATTACAAATATACAAATACAATCATTGGAGAATGGAGAATTGAGATGAATGAAAATgtaaagaaagaaccaactgtaaTTGTGTCTGTAACACACTATATCCATGCTctaatcaaaataaaatatgcagaatcaCATATTCACATACATAAGCAAATCCCTAATTAAAACCACATAGTTTGAGCCTTTGAGGCTTTGAGCTAATAAAAACATCCATCCAAGATTCCTAATAAAACATATGCACAATCACATATTCACAATCACATACATAAGCAAATCCCTAATAAAACCATAGAAGATATTAAATTAAAACCAATCTTTAATCAAGATGTTATACCTGAAGATCTTTGAGAAATTACTGCACCTGGAGGCTGGAGGTCTTCCACACAATACTAAAAACAAGGGAACTTCAATTGAAACCTTAACAGAGAAATTGAAGAAAGGAGTTACTGGACAATCTATCAAGAAATTAACCTCTAACAATTCAAATAGAATCAAAGTGATGGAGAAATTCAAATTACCTGAAGATTAATTTGCACCTGAAGGACTtctacattcaaaaaaaaaaaaattaaattcaaaccctaacatccaaaaaattgaaaacaaaacaaaaagaaattaacTTTCGAAAACCATAACATTACCTGATGAGTGATGAGAATTGAaatcaaaaatagggttttgaagATACGAAGAGAAATAGGGTATGAGAAAAGGGGTTTCCCTCTTTCACTTTCAGACTTTCTCCCACACCCACAGTCCCGCTTGCTTACACAGAGAATACTCAAgagtcaaatgactcaaatccTTCAAGATCGAAGTAGTAGCAGACAGAGAAGACGAAAGAACTTTCAACTTTGTCTGTGAACTTTGCAGCTGGGAAGTGCTGCGGACGGAGAAGAAAAGACGAAGTAAGTagggtttttttgtttttataccaTGGCTGCATGGCAGTGGCAGATGAGCGAGACACATATAGGATTAATGACACCCGGCATTATCCAATGAAGTGCGGgttaacgggttaacccgtgattGTACGGtccgggccgggttaacccgttttttgacgggtcaccatttctccaaccctaacccggcttgtttagaaaccagccggtccgggttcgggttttcacggtccgggcacgggttaacccgcgggtttcaacttTTTTGCCAGCTCTAGTGACAGTTATTTCACCTGTTAAAAAGTcatatttacccctgaactatgtcgtgaactatgaaccctaaccatgaaccctgaactatatcgtgaaccatgaacACTGAACCATGAACAATGAAGCCTCAACTATGAATCTTAAACCCCTAACCCTGACCCTGAACTATATCATGAACCATGAACtttgaaccctgaaccctgaaacTTAAACCCCGAACCCTAAATCTATGAACCGAGCTCGACGAACCTTAAAAAATGAAGTAGAAGATAAACGtgacaagtaaagggtaaataagtaaaaaattGGATGGAAAACTAAATTAGATGGAAAAGTTAACAGTGGGACAGTTTTAAAAAGTTGAAAAAACAGGAACAATTTATTAAACCGAAATTGAGAGTGGAGCAGTTTATCAATATTCCCAAATTATAACAATAATGTTAGAATGGCAGTTAAGTGTGGATGGATAAGTTGGAAtgtaaaatctaaaaacaaaaattttaagCATATTTTGTTGTTGGTTGTGTTGCTGCTAAGTCGAAATGTGGGTATAAGGAACGCTGAGTATACATAAAAATGTACAAGTAAGAGCGAAAATAAAAACTTCACTAGCTTGCCGATCAAGCATATTTTATTTGAAGTTGACCCGGTGTAGAAAGGGTATTTTGGTAATATAGCACGGTTGCTTCTATCCTCCAAACTTTTTCTCACCGTTTTCTTACTTCTTCCTCCCACTTTCTCGTCTGTCTAATCTGCAACTTGTGATTAAAATAGTGGTCAATTTCCAGTTGTTATTTTAAACTCAGACAAAAGCATATTCCAGTGATGAAATATACAGTTGTATTTAAAATTTGTATAGCATACAAAAATTTATGTAACTTGGTCTTGTTGCACGTGGAATACCGTAGTCTGAACCGGGTTCCGGAATATCCAGCAGGGAATTTAGAGAAAGATCTATCGGCTGACTTCAAAACTCAGAACCCAATTATCCATGACATTCAACATCTACATAAATCATTTTTAATTTGGCTCCGTTTAAATTCATGATCACAAGGTTTAGGGTTTAGGAAATGAATTTTTATTCTAAGAAAGAGTTGTAACTATAAATATCTAGCTATGGGGTACACCTGCAAAACCAGTCCAAAATCCAAATTGTTGTTCCTATTGGATAGAAATCGTGTAGAGGGTGAAAAAATGTCTAGTATCTGTACAAGAAGACTAAAAGTATTGCCCCTATGGAATTCAAATGTGATAGGGACAAATTACATGCCAGGACAAAAGTTTATTTGTTCAAGAAAGAACTAAGAAAGAAGTGAAAATGAGGTATAAGCAGCCAAACATGTAGCATTTGTAAATGGTGCACTTAGATTGGTTGCCTCTTCCAAGAGAGATGGCTCACAGTTTTCGAAAAAGTTTGTTTCCACCCAACCAGCAATTGACCCGGTGAACGGGTTGAACCTCTTAGATCATATAAACCTCACCGGGGGAAGCCAAAAACTTTATTAAGGGGAAGTAAAAGGGAGAAAATGGATTCGAGAGCCCTAAATATCGGAGATTTTATGCTTAAGAGCCGGTTTGGCAGGGCATGCAGTGACCCCTAAACCTGACCTAGTTATATCGACATTTAGACGCTCAATCTAGTGacaaaacattatcattattcaTTTCATATGATATAGTTAAAATTGACAATTTTTTTTAGCGAAGATGATTTATATGATCTACTTTCGTGCAGGTTACTATGTGTAAAATCTCACAAAAGATAAgtcaaaatttataaaatttttTGGCATAAATGATCTACAAAATAGAACTGTCTAGTGTTATCCATGTCAAAAAATAATCTCAATCACTCACTGAAACTTTATTTTTGCAAAATCCTCTTTGCAGAGCTATGGCATGTCCTAGTATCAAAAGTGGGTGGATATATCTTTTCCTTTGGACTTGAGTAGTACGACCAAATGCTATTCTGATGAATTTAAGAACATGACCTTTTTTCTTAGTCCGACTCTGAAACCCATATTCCTTACTTTTTCAAACAAAGCTTACACCTATCCACCGTCCCAcctgaccaccaccaccaccacctacactGCCAAAAGCTTCCTCCTTTGTACCAGAAATACAATTAAGAAACCCGTCGACCAATACCGCAGTCCCGGGTGTCGACATTATAAGCTAATTAATGTGTTTAGCTTAAAAATAGTATCTTGCAGTTTTTTAATCGGTTTATTCGTACCCCAAAATGTTTTGCTCCCCATAGCTCTCGAGCATTGTGGATTTATTGGATGGATCCCAAACGCACATTTTACAGACATACATTGCTCAAGCTACCTTGGGGTACTTTTGTTCGTGGTGGGTTACACTTGCACTAGCATGTAAAATAATTATCAAAACAGGATAATTTTGTAAACCTAATGTCCATTGAATGTGTTCATGATTGAGATTTTCTTCTGGCAGAGCTATTAAAAGCTCTAGGAAGAAGAGCCTTATAAAACACATTGCAAATGCAAGATAGAAATTTGGTACACGtagtagaagatgaagaaaacatgCATATATAAGAAGAAGGAATCATCATGCATGCACTGCGACAGATAGCAGCACTGGTCAGGGTTGATGAAAATATGCGACACATTAAACGTATCTGACGAACGGTCAGTCCTTTTCTTCTTACCATAAAAACAGAGAGTTTTGAGTTTTGGATCTATTCTGACGATATATGCAAAACTAGTAACCACAAGATTGTTTGTACAGGTTCAATGGTTTTGAGATGCTTAAAACGTGAAGAAATAAATCAAATCAAGCAGATGAATGGTCCTTGTTTCTTGGCAAACGTTTTCTATGTGCTTCTTACATTGTGTGACTACGGTTTCCTTGTGTTAATAATATTGTTTGCAtgtttacaaaaataaataaataaataatcatcGATGAAAAATTTAGCGGCTGCAGAGTAGTTTCAGGTTAAGATCATTGATATCATCGTCCAATAATTTTAACACTATATTATAGTATTGTTGGCGCACCTTACTGCAATGTAACTAAAATTGTTGGTATGGGTGGAGGGTGTGTATCGGGTTCACCTGCCTTAAGATAAATATGACAGACAGTATGAAATCATATATAGTTCTTTGactaaagaaatttacatgagtGATTAGATGTTTTGTCTCTGTTATTAACTTAGTAATTACACATCTATGATCTATCTTgttaattttttggttttttttgattGGTAGACATATCATAGTTAGTCAAATCATCACACAAAGGTGCTGAAAATTTTGCACTTATCTATGTACAAAAcactctttgataggttgttgtCTCACTAGTCGATGAAAACAATACGACCAAGTACTTGATCATGTCTTCATCATCATTAGTGCGTGGATTCGCACTCATCCATGTTATTAATTTGGTTGGTTTAACAAATGGGTCAAATTAAGGTACACCAGATAGTCAGCCTTCAGGGTTCTTTGGTGTGGCCCATTTCTTACAATTAGGAAAGAAACTGAATAAGTTCACTAGCCCAGTGACTAAACCTTGTCAAAGAGAACCTGGAccactcttaaaaaaaaaaaaaaaaaaaaaaaacttggaggTTTGAGTATCAAATGCTTATTGAAGATGAATAAAGCTTTGATAACAAAATGCCTGCGGAGGTTTGCAAAGGACAAATATGCATTATGGAGAGAAATCATTGAAGAAATACATGGTTTAGAAGCCAATGGTTGATtctcaaaaatcccaaaaatctcGTATAGGTGTTACACTTGGAATTATGTTGGACATGATTCTTATTGTATGGTTTCAATaataattcttagacaattatagctccaaaaacAACATTTACTGAATcttaatctttgccaaggtagattttataaaatgttAGTTGTAAATAGTAAGCATGGGTTATCAAAACACTAAAgttaagcataacccatcaaactaaatgacaactaattaatttaaaatcataattctagttatattaatgcaaaagtcataaaaagaattaaacaaaGTTACCATAGTGGTAagaattggcttcctccgtcatcccagtgttggggtttatctcttcatatcaaaaacacgatcaaaagatttattcatggctcaaacggtgtttttattgaagaaatacgGGAAAAAGATTAGAAGCAgctcaactgcaacgtttatagttGTTGCAGAGTGAGTGTTACAAAGGTAACAGAGATAATACGACTGTTGGTTTACGACAGTTTcttctagggctgcacatgggacgggacggtacgGGTTTTTGCCTAActcagtacctgtacctccctatgaccggtacttgtaccttgtacttgtacctgtacctgtgcagtacgggacgggacgggacctGTACCTGTTTAACTAGGTAAGGGAACGGGACGGGACCGGTTCTTTACCTGTAGCATATGTaaaattataagaaaaaaacaaagcaaaaaaatctTCAAAGTTCTAAGTTCAACCACTTCAACTGTTAACACCTGAATCCATACTTCATACGCATAAGTTTAAAATTCATTTGGCATTTGACCTGAATACATATCTTCAAAGTTCTAAGTTCAATTCAACTGTTTAACACTTAAGTAGAAAAAACAGAAAGCAAAGCAAAAAAACAGCACTTCGGCAGTTCGGCTTTGGCACTTGACAACTTCCATAAATTTGCTTCAACAAGAAACGAACTTCATCTCTAAGCATCAAACATCCAAGACCTCTTAATGAGTCTTCGAAACCAGCTTTGACAAATCCCTATAAATGGTCATACGACTCGGGACTTTGAATCTAGGATCCAACACTTGCATTAAGGCCCTAAACCCTTCACCTTCAACCATTCTGAATGGCACCTCATCAAGAATGATAAACATAGCAAGAGCCATTATACACCTTTCCTGACTGTAATTAGATGCATCACTGGCAGTAGTTCTATCTTCAGTTGGATCTCCTTGTGCAGCTTACTGAGCGTCAGCAGAAGGTGCAGGTACAAATGTAGGGTAAATAGAGGAACCAACTTCAGTTGCAGCTCGACTTTGAGTTGTATTTGCATCCATCTGAAATGAAAAAAGGGACAAAGGTAGTCATGTTATGCGACACAGATTTAGTTGGTCAATCGAACTATATGTGACAGAGGTAGACATGGACATAATAAGGCACAAAAAACGGATGAGAGCTCAACTGATATGCATCAACACGAATGAAATGGATTGAATTCCTACTAAATTAAACCCTATACTATAATATCATGAATCAAATGATATCATTATTTTTGTAAGCTTCTTCATTGTATCTTCCATTTAAAAAAAACAGTACTACACCTACTAATTGAACCACAAATTCCTGAAAAATGCTACTACATCAAACATAATGAAATTTTACAATGAATCGAACATGGGTTGGCTCAATATATCACAATTAAAAAGATacaaccaaaataatctcacAACTAAGTTTAAGCATTTGTAACAACAAATTTTGACACAGATTTCATTGATTTCTCATAACCGATCGATTTAAAAATTCAACAACAAAACCTTGAGGTCTTCTTACGAACATATGGCTATCATAATCCAAATTGTCATTCAATT
Proteins encoded in this window:
- the LOC113340042 gene encoding abscisic acid receptor PYL8-like; the encoded protein is MNGNGGISSMENEYIYRHHKHDGMRDNQCSSALVKHIKAPLHLVWSLVRRFDQPQKYKPFISRCVVQGDLEIGSLREVNVKSGLPATTSTERLELLDDEEHILSIRIVGGDHRLQNYSSIITLHPEIIDGRPGTLVIESFVVDVPEGNTKDETCYFVEALIKCNLKSLADVSERLAVQDRTEPIERI